From a single Triplophysa rosa linkage group LG17, Trosa_1v2, whole genome shotgun sequence genomic region:
- the myl7 gene encoding myosin regulatory light chain 2, atrial isoform: MASKKAAAKRGKTAQRGSSNVFSMFEQSQIQEFKEAFGCIDQNRDGVINKSDLKETYGQLGKLNVSDEELESMLAEGKGPINFTVFLTLFGEKLNGTDPEETILAAFKLFDPNGTGVVNKDEFKRLLMNQADKFTAEEVDQAFSVAPIDVAGNIDYKSLCYIITHGDEKEEA, from the exons ATG GCCAGTAAGAAAGCTGCAGCAAAAAGGGGCAAAACTGCTCAAAGGGGCTCTTCTAATGTCTTCTCCATGTTTGAGCAGTCACAAATTCAGGAGTTCAAAGAG GCATTTGGCTGCATCGATCAAAACAGGGATGGAGTTATTAACAAATCTGACCTGAAGGAAACCTATGGACAATTAG GGAAGCTGAATGTAAGTGATGAGGAGCTGGAGTCTATGTTAGCAGAGGGAAAGGGACCCATTAACTTTACTGTCTTTCTCACTCTTTTTGGAGAAAAACTCAATG GCACAGACCCGGAGGAAACCATCCTTGCTGCTTTTAAACTGTTTGACCCAAATGGTACAGGTGTTGTCAATAAGGATGa GTTCAAGAGGCTGTTAATGAACCAGGCTGATAAATTTACAGCAGAAGAG gtcGACCAGGCTTTTTCAGTGGCTCCAATAGACGTGGCTGGGAATATTGACTATAAATCATTGTGTTACATTATTACGCATGGCGATGAAAAAGAGGAAGCTTGA
- the gck gene encoding hexokinase-4 isoform X2, whose protein sequence is MDLHNMDKVDQILSEFLLSKEELEEVMRRMQREMERGLRVETHDEASVKMLPTYVRSTPEGSEVGDFLALDLGGTNFRVMLVKVGEDEERGWKVETKHHMYSIPEDTMTGTAEMLFDYIAGCISDFLDKHNLKHKKLPLGFTFSFPVRHEDLDKGILLNWTKGFKASGAEGNNVVGLLRDAIKRRGDFEMDVVAMVNDTVATMISCYYEDRSCEVGMIVGTGCNACYMEEMRTVELVEGEEGRMCVNTEWGAFGANGELEEFRLEYDRVVDETSLNPGKQLYEKLIGGKYMGELVRLVLLKLVNENLLFNGEASDLLKTRGAFETRFVSQIESDTGDRKQIYNILSSLGILPSELDCDIVRLACESVSMRAAHMCGTGLAGVLNLMRERRCQEELKITVGVDGSVYKLHPRFKEMFHKLVWEMTPQCQITFIQSEEGSGRGVALISAVACKMAGCMLTP, encoded by the exons ATGGACCTTCATAATATGGACAAG GTGGATCAAATTTTGTCTGAGTTTCTTCTGAGTAAAGAAGAGCTTGAGGAGGTGATGAGGAGGAtgcagagagaaatggagagGGGGCTGCGTGTGGAGACGCATGATGAAGCTAGTGTCAAAATGCTGCCCACTTACGTTCGCTCCACACCTGAAGGTTCTG AGGTGGGTGATTTCCTGGCGCTGGATCTTGGGGGAACCAACTTCCGGGTGATGCTGGTGAAAGTGGGTGAGGATGAGGAGCGGGGCTGGAAGGTGGAGACAAAACACCATATGTACTCCATTCCAGAGGATACCATGACTGGTACCGCTGAAATG TTGTTTGACTACATTGCCGGCTGCATATCTGACTTCCTGGACAAGCACAATCTCAAACACAAGAAGCTTCCACTGGGTTTTACCTTCTCTTTTCCAGTCCGTCATGAGGATTTGGACAAG GGCATTCTGCTTAACTGGACAAAAGGCTTCAAAGCTTCTGGCGCGGAGGGCAATAACGTTGTGGGTCTGCTGAGAGATGCCATTAAAAGGAGAGGG GATTTTGAAATGgatgtggttgctatggtgaaTGACACAGTAGCCACTATGATCTCATGCTACTATGAAGACCGCAGCTGTGAAGTTGGCATGATAGTAG GTACCGGCTGTAACGCGTGTTATATGGAGGAGATGCGTACAGTGGAGCTGGTGGAGGGGGAGGAGGGCCGGATGTGTGTGAACACAGAATGGGGAGCATTTGGGGCAAATGGTGAACTGGAAGAGTTCCGTCTGGAATATGACCGTGTTGTAGATGAAACGTCACTAAATCCAGGAAAACAGCT GTATGAGAAGCTGATTGGTGGAAAGTACATGGGAGAGCTTGTGCGTCTTGTGCTGCTAAAACTAGTGAATGAAAATTTGCTGTTTAACGGTGAAGCCTCAGACCTGCTGAAAACACGCGGTGCCTTCGAAACTCGCTTCGTGTCCCAGATTGAGAG TGATACAGGGGACAGAAAGCAGATTTATAACATCTTAAGTTCACTGGGAATCTTACCGTCTGAGCTGGACTGTGACATTGTACGGCTGGCATGTGAGAGCGTATCTATGCGAGCAGCTCACATGTGCGGGACCGGACTCGCTGGCGTTCTCAACCTAATGAGAGAACGACGTTGTCAGGAGGAACTGAAGATCACAGTGGGAGTCGATGGCTCTGTCTACAAACTACACCCTCG ttTCAAGGAAATGTTCCATAAACTTGTGTGGGAAATGACACCTCAATGCCAAATTACCTTCATCCAATCAGAAGAAGGGAGCGGTCGGGGTGTGGCTCTTATTTCCGCTGTCGCCTGCAAGATGGCAGGATGCATGCTGACGCCATGA
- the gck gene encoding hexokinase-4 isoform X1, producing MLCLTSTRRQKMPSEYESVLEKILMVDQILSEFLLSKEELEEVMRRMQREMERGLRVETHDEASVKMLPTYVRSTPEGSEVGDFLALDLGGTNFRVMLVKVGEDEERGWKVETKHHMYSIPEDTMTGTAEMLFDYIAGCISDFLDKHNLKHKKLPLGFTFSFPVRHEDLDKGILLNWTKGFKASGAEGNNVVGLLRDAIKRRGDFEMDVVAMVNDTVATMISCYYEDRSCEVGMIVGTGCNACYMEEMRTVELVEGEEGRMCVNTEWGAFGANGELEEFRLEYDRVVDETSLNPGKQLYEKLIGGKYMGELVRLVLLKLVNENLLFNGEASDLLKTRGAFETRFVSQIESDTGDRKQIYNILSSLGILPSELDCDIVRLACESVSMRAAHMCGTGLAGVLNLMRERRCQEELKITVGVDGSVYKLHPRFKEMFHKLVWEMTPQCQITFIQSEEGSGRGVALISAVACKMAGCMLTP from the exons ATGCTGTGTCTCACTTCAACTCGTAGGCAGAAGATGCCCAGTGAGTATGAGTCGGTGCTGGAGAAAATTCTCATG GTGGATCAAATTTTGTCTGAGTTTCTTCTGAGTAAAGAAGAGCTTGAGGAGGTGATGAGGAGGAtgcagagagaaatggagagGGGGCTGCGTGTGGAGACGCATGATGAAGCTAGTGTCAAAATGCTGCCCACTTACGTTCGCTCCACACCTGAAGGTTCTG AGGTGGGTGATTTCCTGGCGCTGGATCTTGGGGGAACCAACTTCCGGGTGATGCTGGTGAAAGTGGGTGAGGATGAGGAGCGGGGCTGGAAGGTGGAGACAAAACACCATATGTACTCCATTCCAGAGGATACCATGACTGGTACCGCTGAAATG TTGTTTGACTACATTGCCGGCTGCATATCTGACTTCCTGGACAAGCACAATCTCAAACACAAGAAGCTTCCACTGGGTTTTACCTTCTCTTTTCCAGTCCGTCATGAGGATTTGGACAAG GGCATTCTGCTTAACTGGACAAAAGGCTTCAAAGCTTCTGGCGCGGAGGGCAATAACGTTGTGGGTCTGCTGAGAGATGCCATTAAAAGGAGAGGG GATTTTGAAATGgatgtggttgctatggtgaaTGACACAGTAGCCACTATGATCTCATGCTACTATGAAGACCGCAGCTGTGAAGTTGGCATGATAGTAG GTACCGGCTGTAACGCGTGTTATATGGAGGAGATGCGTACAGTGGAGCTGGTGGAGGGGGAGGAGGGCCGGATGTGTGTGAACACAGAATGGGGAGCATTTGGGGCAAATGGTGAACTGGAAGAGTTCCGTCTGGAATATGACCGTGTTGTAGATGAAACGTCACTAAATCCAGGAAAACAGCT GTATGAGAAGCTGATTGGTGGAAAGTACATGGGAGAGCTTGTGCGTCTTGTGCTGCTAAAACTAGTGAATGAAAATTTGCTGTTTAACGGTGAAGCCTCAGACCTGCTGAAAACACGCGGTGCCTTCGAAACTCGCTTCGTGTCCCAGATTGAGAG TGATACAGGGGACAGAAAGCAGATTTATAACATCTTAAGTTCACTGGGAATCTTACCGTCTGAGCTGGACTGTGACATTGTACGGCTGGCATGTGAGAGCGTATCTATGCGAGCAGCTCACATGTGCGGGACCGGACTCGCTGGCGTTCTCAACCTAATGAGAGAACGACGTTGTCAGGAGGAACTGAAGATCACAGTGGGAGTCGATGGCTCTGTCTACAAACTACACCCTCG ttTCAAGGAAATGTTCCATAAACTTGTGTGGGAAATGACACCTCAATGCCAAATTACCTTCATCCAATCAGAAGAAGGGAGCGGTCGGGGTGTGGCTCTTATTTCCGCTGTCGCCTGCAAGATGGCAGGATGCATGCTGACGCCATGA
- the npc1l1 gene encoding NPC1-like intracellular cholesterol transporter 1 has product MISEPDWLLSILVGGEHIRPDKSLFIISITHVHPMRVLTGAQHEPGYCAFYEDCGLNPAVEGALIPPRVPCKDYRKAVNLTGEHYQIFQSVCPMFANGEGQTLACCSIRQLSALQSSLSLSKAVLIRCPSCVDNFAHIHCATTCSPNQSQLLKITKTANITQTNGNVKEAVVGYEAYISSSFSDAAFRSCKNVRIPATGGFAIATMCGRYGSSLCTPQRWYDFQGDSSNGLAPLDINFRLLSEGQTAGLPPGATLFARTALNCNETTPTGEEACSCQDCVQSCPAIPELAPLPEPFMIGKLDGVLVICIIVFCIVFLLFVCFLAFKYSTQQLKWKSKDQNENDINQKISPKDVHCSDKASLATQEFLGSLFQMWGTIMARHPLKVLLACLVVVLAFAVGIINIELTTDPVQLWSAPNSRARREKDFHDTHFDPFYRTNQVILTAPDQPSHFYDSLLFGKQNFSGIISKDLITELLELQRKIQAIEFWSDELNHTASLKDICYAPLNPNNPSLTDCAVNSLPQYFQNSIENLNANANMTELGVTKEVDWRDHFIYCVNSPLSFKDITALGMSCMADYGGPVFPFLAVGGYENEEYTTAEALILTVSLNNYPRSDVKFKVVEQWESRFLDIVQEYQRDPKTNFTFAYMAERSLEDEINRTTAEDIPIFMISYAVIFLYIAVALGEYSSCKRILVDSKFLVGLGGILVVGCSVLASMGFYAWIGIPSSLIILQVVPFLVLAVGADNIFILVLEHQRDMRRPGETREEHIGRVLGNVAPSMLLCSLSESVCFFLGGLSSMPAVRSFALYAALAVLMDFMLQMTAFVALLSLDARRQDANRCEIACCVTVKTPHPSKPNQGVLLPFMKKYYAPALLNPVSRIIVMLVFLAMFCASVFLLFHVKVGLNQELAMPTDSYMLDYFAYLYKYFEVGVPTYFITTKGFNFNSAEGMNAVCSSVGCDQFSLTQKIRYATEYPERSYLAIPASSWVDDFIDWLNPGSKCCRLYTSGPNSGQFCSANESALLCIKKCMKRPSNGVLRPNVNEFNRYLPDFLSNRPDLQCPKGGLGAYDKAVVRDNFTGEIIASRFMAYHTPLVTSQEFTAALEKARELADDITMTMRKMPGTSPDFEVFPYTVTYVYYEQYLTIVNEGVFNIGMCLLPTFIVCCILLGMDLRSGFLNLLTIVMITVDTVGVMTLWGIDFNAVSLINLVTAVGISVEFVSHITRSFALSILPTKVERAKEATANMGSAVFAGVAMTNLPGIVVLAFAKAQLIQIFFFRLNLIITLLGMVHGLIFLPVLLSFFGPGVNKAVLLQIQDQKAKEVELQTKHIYDNTNFENNEKRVNAQPTSFLRNNIIPNNSQEQPAGQTDVM; this is encoded by the exons ATGATCTCTGAGCCCGATTGGCTTTTGTCCATTCTGGTTGGTGGTGAGCACATCAGGCCAGATAAGAGCCTGTTCATCATCAGTATCACACATGTTCACCCAATGAGG GTCCTCACCGGTGCTCAGCATGAACCTGGCTACTGTGCGTTTTATGAGGACTGTGGTTTAAACCCTGCCGTGGAGGGGGCTCTCATTCCCCCGAGGGTTCCCTGTAAGGACTACAGAAAAGCAGTGAATTTGACGGGAGAACACTACCAAATTTTTCAAAGCGTGTGCCCAATGTTTGCCAACGGTGAGGGTCAGACCCTCGCCTGCTGCTCCATCAGACAGCTCAGCGCTCTGCAGAGCAGTCTGTCGCTGTCCAAAGCCGTGCTGATCCGCTGCCCGTCCTGCGTCGACAACTTTGCACATATTCACTGCGCCACCACCTGCAGTCCAAATCAAAGCCAGCTGTTAAAAATCACCAAAACGGCCAACATCACACAAACCAATGGCAATGTTAAGGAAGCTGTGGTCGGTTACGAGGCTTACATCTCCTCCAGCTTCTCCGATGCTGCTTTTAGGTCCTGCAAGAACGTACGAATCCCAGCCACCGGAGGGTTTGCGATCGCCACCATGTGCGGTCGCTATGGGTCGTCGCTGTGTACGCCGCAACGCTGGTATGATTTCCAAGGCGACTCTAGCAATGGACTAGCTCCCTTGGATATTAATTTCAGGCTCTTGTCAGAAGGTCAGACCGCCGGCCTTCCACCAGGCGCGACTCTGTTCGCAAGAACAGCGTTGAATTGTAACGAAACCACACCCACAGGTGAAGAAGCATGCTCCTGTCAGGACTGCGTGCAATCCTGCCCGGCCATACCAGAGCTTGCCCCTTTACCAGAACCGTTTATGATTGGTAAGCTCGACGGAGTTCTGGTCATCTGCATCATAGTCTTCTGCATCGTCTttctgctgtttgtttgtttcttggcCTTCAAGTACAGCACCCAACAACTTAAGTGGAAGAGCAAagaccaaaatgaaaatgacattaACCAGAAGATCAGTCCCAAAGATGTGCACTGTTCGGACAAAGCTAGTCTCGCCACTCAGGAATTTTTGGGTTCGCTCTTCCAGATGTGGGGAACCATAATGGCTCGCCATCCTCTGAAGGTGCTCCTGGCGTGCCTTGTGGTTGTGTTGGCGTTTGCGGTGGGAATAATAAACATAGAACTCACCACAGATCCCGTCCAGCTCTGGTCGGCTCCCAACAGCCGCGCAAGGCGCGAGAAGGACTTTCACGATACACATTTTGATCCGTTTTACCGGACCAATCAGGTGATCCTGACCGCTCCGGACCAGCCCAGCCACTTTTATGACTCCTTACTTTTCGGCAAGCAGAACTTCAGTGGTATCATCTCTAAAG ATTTGATCACTGAGCTGTTGGAGCTTCAAAGGAAAATCCAGGCTATTGAATTCTGGTCAGATGAATTGAACCACACCGCCAGCCTTAAGGATATTTGCTACGCCCCGCTCAATCCAAATAACCCTTCTTTAACCGACTGCGCTGTCAACAGTCTGCCGCAGTACTTTCAAAACAGTATTGAAAATCTGAACGCTAATGCAAACATGACCGAGCTTGGTGTGACCAAGGAGGTGGATTGGAGAGACCACTTTATCTATTGTGTGAA CTCtccattatcatttaaagacatCACAGCCCTTGGTATGAGTTGTATGGCGGACTACGGAGGTCCCGTCTTCCCCTTTCTTGCTGTTGGAGGATATGAAA ATGAAGAGTACACCACTGCTGAGGCTCTGATACTCACTGTCTCCTTAAACAACTATCCACGATCCGACGTTAAATTTAAGGTGGTGGAACAATGGGAAAGCAGATTCCTCGATATCGTGCAGGAATATCAGAGAGACCCGAAAACTAATTTCACATTTGCATACATGGCTGAG AGATCTCTGGAGGATGAGATAAACAGAACCACGGCGGAGGATATCCCCATATTCATGATAAGCTACGCTGTCATCTTCCTCTACATCGCTGTGGCTCTCGGGGAATATTCATCCTGCAAGCGGATCCTG GTAGATTCAAAGTTTCTGGTTGGACTGGGTGGTATTTTGGTGGTTGGCTGCTCTGTACTGGCCTCAATGGGTTTTTATGCATGGATTGGCATCCCATCATCATTGATCATTCTGCAGGTTGTGCCCTTCCTTGTGCTTGCTGTAGGAGCTGACAACATCTTTATTTTAGTCCTGGAGCACCAG AGAGATATGCGCAGACCGGGAGAGACAAGAGAGGAGCATATTGGAAGAGTGCTTGGAAACGTGGCTCCCAGCATGCTCCTTTGCAGTTTATCTGAATCTGTTTGTTTCTTCCTGG GTGGTTTGAGCAGTATGCCAGCTGTAAGATCTTTCGCTCTGTATGCTGCATTGGCCGTGCTCATGGACTTCATGCTGCAGATGACGGCTTTTGTGGCTCTGCTGTCGCTCGATGCCCGGCGACAGGATGCAAACCGCTGCGAGATTGCTTGCTGCGTTACCGTGAAAACCCCACACCCGTCCAAACCTAACCAGGGCGTCCTGCTCCCttttatgaaaaaatactaCGCTCCTGCGCTGCTGAACCCTGTCAGCAGAATAATAGTG ATGCTGGTTTTCCTCGCGATGTTCTGCGCCTCCGTgttcctcttgtttcatgtcaAAGTGGGCTTGAATCAGGAACTCGCCATGCCAACT GACTCCTACATGTTGGACTACTTTGCATATCTCTATAAGTATTTTGAGGTCGGTGTGCCCACGTATTTCATCACGACCAAAGGGTTCAACTTTAATAGCGCGGAGGGCATGAACGCTGTGTGTTCTAGTGTGGGTTGTGATCAGTTCTCTCTGACTCAGAAGATCAGATATGCCACCGAATACCCTGAACG ATCTTATTTGGCCATCCCAGCATCCTCATGGGTGGATGACTTTATTGACTGGCTTAACCCCGGATCCAAATGTTGTCGTCTCTATACAAGCGGTCCAAACTCAGGACAATTTTGTTCTGCCAATGAGA GTGCTCTTCTGTGTATAAAGAAGTGTATGAAGAGGCCCTCAAATGGGGTTCTGCGGCCCAATGTCAATGAGTTTAACAGGTATCTGCCAGACTTTCTAAGCAACAGACCTGACCTGCAGTGTCCAAAAGG TGGCTTGGGGGCTTATGACAAAGCTGTAGTGAGGGACAATTTTACTGGCGAAATAATAG CCTCTCGGTTCATGGCGTACCACACACCTCTGGTGACCTCTCAGGAGTTTACTGCAGCGCTGGAGAAGGCGAGAGAACTAGCCGACGACATCACCATGACCATGAGAAAGATGCCCGGTACCTCTCCTGACTTTGAGGTCTTCCCTTACAC tgtgACGTACGTGTATTACGAACAGTACCTGACCATCGTGAATGAGGGTGTGTTTAACATCGGCATGTGTCTGCTCCCAACGTTCATCGTGTGTTGTATCCTGCTCGGCATGGATTTGAGATCGGGCTTTCTAAACTTGCTGACCATAGTGATGATCACTGTGGATACGGTTGGTGTCATGACACTGTGGGGCATCGATTTCAACGCTGTGTCTCTTATTAACCTTGTAACG GCTGTTGGTATATCAGTGGAGTTTGTTTCTCATATCACACGCTCATTTGCTCTCAGTATTCTCCCCACAAAGGTGGAAAGAGCAAAGGAAGCCACAGCTAACATGGGCAGTGCG GTTTTTGCTGGTGTTGCAATGACAAATCTACCTGGAATTGTGGTGTTGGCGTTTGCAAAGGCGCAGCTCATTCAGATCTTCTTCTTCAGACTAAATCTGATTATTACTTTACTCGGCATGGTCCACGGCCTCATATTTCTGCCAGTGCTGCTCAGTTTCTTTG gGCCTGGTGTGAACAAGGCAGTTCTGCTACAGATTCAAGATCAAAAGGCCAAAGAGGTGGAACTCCAAACCAAACATATATATGACAACACTAACTTTGAAAACAACGAAAAGCGTGTCAATGCACAGCCCACGTcttttttaagaaacaatatTATTCCCAACAACAGCCAAGAACAGCCTGCAGGGCAAACTGACGTCATGTAG